In Opitutaceae bacterium TAV5, one genomic interval encodes:
- a CDS encoding N-terminal cleavage protein — MNTHISAPHRAFTLIELLTVIAIIGILAAIIIPTVGKVRESARSAQCMSNLRSLQQAASMSITDRKGKMFDREKWKVSGQNVSIIAYLSLPKLDENNWPANAPSPLRCDSAYRLNKSRSGYTRTYSISNYACATYQKDSKDTPLSGTAQTIDDIASPSQMAFFMDGNPGSGTDDFDYLPYIRDNSFRDSSSDPKSNYPHKDGINIVFVDGHIRHFTRAVLTSSDYAKSGAPLWGGSLK; from the coding sequence ATGAACACGCATATCTCTGCCCCCCACCGCGCTTTCACGCTCATCGAACTGCTCACCGTGATCGCCATCATCGGCATCCTTGCCGCGATCATCATTCCCACCGTTGGCAAAGTCCGCGAGAGTGCCCGCTCCGCGCAATGCATGAGCAACCTCCGCTCGCTCCAACAAGCCGCAAGCATGTCCATCACCGACCGCAAAGGTAAAATGTTCGACCGCGAAAAATGGAAAGTCTCCGGGCAAAATGTAAGCATCATCGCCTACCTCTCCCTGCCCAAGCTGGACGAGAACAATTGGCCCGCGAACGCCCCCTCCCCCCTCCGTTGCGATTCCGCCTACCGCCTCAACAAATCCAGAAGCGGCTACACCCGCACTTACAGCATCAGCAACTACGCCTGTGCCACTTACCAAAAAGACAGCAAGGACACGCCGCTCTCAGGAACTGCCCAAACCATCGACGACATCGCCAGCCCATCGCAAATGGCCTTTTTTATGGACGGCAACCCGGGAAGCGGGACCGACGATTTCGATTACTTGCCTTACATCCGCGACAACAGTTTCCGAGACAGTTCCTCCGACCCGAAGTCCAACTACCCTCACAAGGACGGCATCAACATCGTCTTTGTTGACGGTCACATCCGCCACTTTACCCGTGCCGTCCTGACCTCCTCCGATTACGCCAAGAGTGGAGCGCCGCTTTGGGGAGGCTCGCTGAAGTAA
- a CDS encoding sodium:melibiose symporter: MFRSKVPEKDRVPVGQKLAYGLGGQLEGTAVWVPKNNLTPVFNIGLGLDPLIISSILMIWRVWDAFTDPVMGNISDNARTRWGRRRPFIVAGAILAGLTLPIMWWMPRDISQWQMAAWLLVSGLLFYSCFTLWSMPYYSLQLEMSPDYDERTNITAWRSVSQKFIALASGWILALATLPVFGVRADGSPDLVNGMRWISIGLGIATIVLGVLPGIFVKERYYAKETSKQPRQPLLAGMKQTLSTRPFLWLLVIVITKNLGVILVSSLGFYVNAYYVCRGDLVLAAKIQGASSTAVFLPAILAVPFCTWLSARFGKRMLLYIIGAVGIAGYLSVYLFYTPEHPWLQIVSSLLIGPLATGLWLVAPSMQADIVDYDELATGQRREGSFASVFSWCLKASGALTTGLSGVVLVWTGYHASHGANQPAHVAENLRTFYIWIPVVFIALSLFAVNRYELTKSRMHEIRARLEARRGAL; encoded by the coding sequence ATGTTCAGATCAAAAGTCCCCGAAAAGGACCGCGTCCCGGTCGGGCAAAAACTCGCCTACGGACTCGGCGGGCAGCTCGAAGGCACCGCCGTCTGGGTGCCCAAGAACAACCTCACGCCCGTCTTCAACATCGGGCTCGGCCTCGATCCCCTGATCATCAGCTCGATACTCATGATCTGGCGCGTATGGGATGCCTTCACCGATCCGGTCATGGGCAACATCTCCGACAACGCCCGCACCCGCTGGGGCCGCCGCCGCCCCTTCATCGTCGCCGGCGCCATCCTTGCCGGGCTCACGCTGCCCATCATGTGGTGGATGCCTCGTGACATAAGCCAGTGGCAGATGGCGGCCTGGCTCCTCGTCTCCGGCCTCCTCTTCTATTCCTGCTTCACGCTCTGGTCCATGCCCTATTACAGCCTGCAACTGGAGATGAGCCCCGACTACGACGAACGCACCAACATCACCGCATGGCGTTCCGTCTCGCAGAAATTCATCGCCCTGGCCAGCGGGTGGATCCTCGCCCTCGCCACCCTGCCCGTTTTCGGCGTCCGCGCCGACGGCTCCCCCGACCTCGTCAACGGCATGCGCTGGATCAGCATCGGACTTGGCATCGCCACGATCGTCCTCGGCGTGCTCCCCGGCATCTTCGTCAAGGAGCGCTATTACGCGAAGGAAACCAGCAAACAGCCCCGGCAGCCCCTCCTCGCCGGAATGAAGCAGACGCTCTCCACCCGCCCCTTCCTCTGGCTTCTTGTCATCGTCATCACCAAAAACCTCGGTGTCATCCTCGTCAGTTCGCTCGGTTTTTACGTCAACGCCTACTACGTGTGCCGCGGCGACCTGGTATTGGCGGCAAAAATACAAGGAGCCAGCTCCACCGCCGTGTTCCTGCCCGCCATTCTGGCCGTGCCTTTCTGCACCTGGCTTTCCGCGCGCTTCGGCAAACGCATGCTCCTCTATATCATCGGTGCCGTCGGCATCGCCGGTTACCTCTCGGTCTATCTTTTCTACACGCCCGAGCATCCCTGGTTGCAGATTGTCTCCTCGCTGCTCATCGGGCCGCTTGCCACCGGACTCTGGCTTGTCGCGCCTTCCATGCAGGCCGATATTGTCGACTACGACGAACTCGCCACCGGTCAACGCCGCGAAGGCAGCTTCGCCTCGGTGTTTTCCTGGTGCCTGAAGGCATCCGGCGCCCTTACCACCGGACTCAGCGGCGTCGTCCTCGTCTGGACCGGATACCATGCCTCCCACGGAGCCAACCAGCCCGCCCACGTCGCCGAAAATCTCCGCACCTTCTACATCTGGATCCCCGTGGTTTTCATCGCGTTGAGCCTTTTTGCCGTCAACCGCTACGAACTCACCAAGAGCCGCATGCACGAAATCCGCGCCCGGCTGGAAGCCAGGCGGGGAGCATTGTAA
- a CDS encoding acetyltransferase, which yields MSFWTLIDGGESMPANRTWRQRLALRFGRFLATRHAHVHIDPTARISPDARIHPRAGELRIGARCTVGPGVILQGNVTLGDDSSIQAGSIIIGYGNREDRAGQITIGNKVRIAPFVQMIAGNHNFDDITRPIHDQGLTPAPITVEDDCWIAGRTVLTAGVTVHTGAVVAAGAVVTKDVPARAIVGGVPAKVIRLRGPAA from the coding sequence ATGAGTTTCTGGACCCTTATCGACGGCGGTGAAAGCATGCCGGCCAACCGTACCTGGCGTCAGCGCCTCGCCCTCCGCTTCGGCCGTTTTCTGGCCACGCGCCACGCCCACGTCCACATCGACCCGACGGCCCGGATCAGCCCCGATGCGCGCATCCATCCGCGCGCCGGCGAACTCCGCATCGGCGCGCGCTGCACTGTCGGTCCTGGCGTCATCCTGCAAGGCAACGTCACCCTTGGCGACGACTCCTCGATCCAGGCCGGCAGCATCATCATCGGTTACGGCAACCGCGAAGACCGCGCCGGCCAGATCACCATCGGCAACAAGGTCCGCATCGCGCCTTTCGTGCAGATGATCGCCGGCAACCACAATTTCGACGACATCACCCGCCCCATCCATGACCAGGGCCTGACGCCCGCCCCGATCACCGTCGAGGACGATTGCTGGATCGCCGGACGCACCGTGCTCACGGCCGGCGTCACCGTCCACACCGGTGCCGTCGTCGCCGCCGGTGCGGTCGTCACGAAGGACGTCCCGGCCCGCGCCATCGTCGGCGGCGTCCCGGCCAAGGTCATCCGCCTGCGCGGCCCGGCGGCGTAG
- a CDS encoding serine/threonine protein kinase — MATPSASSLSNSGSARSCPQCGRPVPPGAALGLCPACLLAAGLPTQPHDPAPPPLAPADIAAEFPQLDILALLGRGGMGAVYKARQRDLDRIVALKILRPGLDADPTFADRFRHEARALAQLNHPGIVTLYETGRTSGGLYFILMEFVDGLTLRQLLDTRAGPLPAREALEIVPQICDALQYAHDRGVVHRDIKPENILLDRQGRVKVADFGLARIAGPRGAGVPPAMWHGHPARLAEKVARASSPCSAGVPPASPSPDSGLPTRPGKIMGTPAYMAPEQTAASGEVDHRADIYALGVVFYQMLTGELPPSAQPLTPPSKKVHIDVRLDEIVLRALQQNPARRYAQATELKTQVETVTRTSVTPPSGDSGSGLRQTTPSPRLPRHPLVGPMATILAATLVFLVALLLANHWLPDRVASHFNGAGRADGWMRRDTFLLTLELAGLGVSFGIGALFFALNHFPARFINLPNRGYWLAPERRVATMTLILRRGLWLVPCMLVFFTALTVLTVFANRLSPPRLPASWIVGLIIGDLLLLGTALFAFVTPFVGKNPRPLPDSVSMPHRPFPQTLTLLLVLTGLLLPLFTGLQLAREKPPITIPGADHPATPSTPTNVAATDPGRLRFLREASPATFAGISSELRQAASGLVPDSAIQVSDEQFQITSDTVRLTLVRTTRPADETSALPQVTRGEHSFTFINAGFDSVAGEGVRVELVCTASPPASDPLLETLMQTSLAWLHVGQETLVDRRGESLRVNTEVFLDGSALDSVEIQPSPYPEQGKHQILFRLTTEGVFRLDQLFQSARKRRIAIVLDQRVLGSPTVMADSAPSAVSLIADLSDEEAALLAGLPRATSSSGRQNPPEHQPVSTAVERARVWLQLIDAGPEHYAQSWRDASSGFRTAVGETEWVFTLKAGRPSLGSVVSRRLISSQETHTLPGAPDGHYVVMRFSTDFSRQKAAIETVTFTEESDGVWRATGYYIH; from the coding sequence ATGGCCACACCTTCCGCCTCATCCCTCTCCAACTCCGGTTCCGCCCGAAGCTGCCCCCAGTGCGGCCGCCCTGTTCCGCCCGGTGCCGCGCTCGGCCTTTGCCCCGCCTGCCTTCTGGCCGCCGGCCTGCCGACGCAACCTCACGACCCCGCCCCGCCTCCGCTCGCGCCGGCCGACATCGCCGCGGAGTTTCCGCAACTCGACATCCTCGCCCTGCTCGGCCGCGGCGGCATGGGCGCGGTCTACAAGGCCCGCCAGCGCGACCTCGACCGCATCGTGGCGCTGAAGATTCTTCGCCCCGGACTCGATGCCGATCCGACTTTCGCCGACCGCTTCCGCCACGAGGCCCGCGCACTCGCCCAGCTCAACCACCCCGGCATCGTCACGCTTTACGAAACCGGCCGCACGTCCGGCGGCCTGTATTTCATCCTCATGGAGTTCGTGGACGGGCTCACGCTCCGCCAGCTTCTCGACACCCGCGCCGGTCCCCTGCCCGCCCGCGAGGCGCTGGAAATCGTCCCGCAAATCTGCGACGCTCTCCAGTACGCGCACGACCGCGGCGTCGTTCACCGCGATATCAAGCCGGAAAACATTCTCCTCGACCGGCAAGGCCGCGTGAAAGTCGCCGACTTCGGCCTCGCCCGCATCGCCGGCCCCCGTGGCGCGGGCGTCCCGCCCGCAATGTGGCATGGGCATCCTGCCCGATTGGCAGAAAAAGTGGCACGGGCTTCCAGCCCGTGTTCTGCGGGCGTCCCGCCCGCTTCACCCTCACCGGACTCCGGTCTGCCCACCCGTCCCGGCAAGATCATGGGCACCCCCGCCTACATGGCTCCCGAGCAAACCGCCGCCTCCGGCGAGGTCGACCACCGCGCCGACATCTATGCGCTCGGCGTCGTCTTCTACCAGATGCTCACCGGCGAGCTTCCGCCGTCCGCGCAACCGCTCACGCCGCCCTCGAAAAAAGTCCACATCGATGTCCGCCTCGACGAGATTGTCCTCCGCGCCCTCCAACAAAACCCTGCCCGCCGCTACGCACAGGCCACTGAACTGAAAACGCAGGTGGAAACCGTCACACGGACCTCCGTCACGCCTCCCTCCGGCGACTCCGGTTCCGGCCTCCGCCAGACGACCCCTTCCCCGCGCCTGCCTCGCCATCCGCTCGTCGGCCCCATGGCCACGATCCTTGCTGCCACGCTCGTTTTCCTTGTCGCTCTCCTCCTGGCGAACCACTGGCTGCCGGATCGGGTCGCCTCCCATTTCAATGGTGCCGGGCGCGCCGACGGCTGGATGCGACGCGATACGTTCCTGCTCACGCTCGAACTCGCCGGCCTGGGTGTCTCGTTCGGAATCGGCGCGCTCTTTTTTGCGCTCAACCATTTCCCTGCCCGCTTCATCAATCTGCCCAATCGCGGCTACTGGCTGGCACCGGAGCGCCGCGTCGCGACCATGACGTTGATCCTCCGTCGCGGTCTGTGGCTCGTTCCCTGCATGCTCGTTTTTTTCACCGCGCTGACGGTCCTCACCGTGTTCGCAAACCGCCTTTCGCCGCCACGCCTGCCTGCGTCATGGATCGTCGGCCTCATTATCGGCGACCTGCTTCTCCTCGGAACGGCGCTCTTTGCATTTGTCACGCCCTTCGTCGGGAAAAACCCGCGCCCCCTTCCCGACTCCGTATCCATGCCTCACCGGCCTTTCCCGCAAACATTGACGCTCCTCCTTGTTCTCACCGGCCTGCTCCTGCCGCTATTTACCGGGCTGCAACTCGCCCGGGAAAAACCACCGATTACCATTCCCGGGGCTGACCATCCGGCCACGCCCTCCACGCCGACAAACGTTGCCGCTACCGATCCCGGCCGCTTGCGTTTTCTCCGCGAAGCCAGTCCGGCAACCTTCGCCGGTATTTCCTCCGAACTTCGTCAGGCTGCCTCCGGACTCGTTCCCGATTCGGCTATCCAGGTATCCGATGAACAATTTCAGATAACATCCGATACGGTACGGCTCACCCTTGTTCGCACTACCCGGCCGGCCGATGAAACGTCTGCCCTTCCGCAGGTCACACGTGGCGAGCACTCCTTCACCTTCATCAATGCCGGTTTCGATTCCGTCGCCGGAGAAGGCGTCCGCGTCGAGCTTGTCTGCACCGCCTCCCCGCCCGCCTCCGATCCGTTGCTGGAAACGCTTATGCAGACATCGCTCGCGTGGCTCCACGTCGGCCAAGAAACCCTTGTCGACCGCAGGGGCGAATCCTTGCGTGTGAACACCGAGGTTTTCCTTGATGGCAGCGCGCTCGATTCCGTGGAAATCCAGCCTTCGCCCTACCCCGAACAGGGCAAACACCAGATCCTGTTCCGGCTCACCACGGAGGGCGTGTTCCGGCTCGACCAGTTATTCCAGTCCGCCAGAAAACGCCGCATCGCCATCGTACTCGATCAACGGGTGCTCGGCTCTCCGACGGTGATGGCCGACAGCGCCCCCTCGGCCGTGTCACTCATCGCCGACCTCTCCGATGAAGAGGCCGCCCTGCTCGCCGGGCTGCCTCGGGCAACATCCTCTTCCGGGCGACAGAACCCGCCGGAGCATCAGCCCGTCTCCACTGCTGTTGAACGTGCTCGCGTCTGGTTACAACTGATCGACGCCGGACCGGAACACTACGCA